In Procambarus clarkii isolate CNS0578487 chromosome 13, FALCON_Pclarkii_2.0, whole genome shotgun sequence, the following are encoded in one genomic region:
- the LOC123753261 gene encoding autotransporter adhesin AIDA-I-like, translating to MWALFPLLDKMPLEKTGYNFNLEVFYMKGSDNIIADALSRVYEVEAAPPTTLPPEDDGTVTLYVSNTSSADIHLQSATHVVDFAHYMLLVRVVDDVSMEHAVCTLTLGECGSQSEVQEQHLNPTDFLASMVQLLEILNKNRAAVPIPVVGTSDHLGTHQTREWEDEWTGVGDSTEDDGVEEGRGRREAGGAITDTTCSNTHYAREAGGAITDTTCSNTHYAREAGGAITDTTCSNTHYAREAGGAITDTTCSNTHYAREAGGAITDTTCSNTHYAREAGGAITDTTCSNTLYAREAGGAITDTTCSNTLYAREAGGAITDTTCSNTHYAREAGGAITDTTCSNTLYAREAGGAITDTTCSNTHYAREAGGAITDTTCSNTLYAREAGGAITDTTCSNTHYAREAGGAITDTTCSNTHYAREAGGAITDTTCSNTHYAREAGGTITDTTCSNTHYAREAGGAITDTTCSNTHYTREAGGTITDTTCSNKHYAREAGGAITDTTCSNTHYAREAGGAITDTTCSNTHYAREAGGAITDTTCSNTHYTREAGGTITDTTCSNTHYAREAGGAITDTTCSNKHYAREAGGAITDTTCSNTHYTREAGGTITDTTCSNKHYAREAGGAITDTTCSNTHYAREAGGAITDTTCSNTHYTREAGGTITDTTCSNKHYAREAGGAITDTTCSNKHYAREAGGAITDTTCSNKHYAREAGGAITDTTCSNKHYAREAGGAITDTTCSNKHFAREAGGAITDTTCSNKHYAREVGGAITDTTCSNTHYAREAGGAITDTTCSNTHYAREAGGAITDTTCSNKHYAREAGGAITDTTCSNTHYAREAGGAITDTTCSNTHYAREAGGAITDTTCSNKHYAREAGGAITDTTCSNTHYAREAGGAITDTTCSNTHYAREAGGAITDTTCSNTHYAREAGGAITDTTCSKTHHANDG from the exons gatggtactgttacacTGTATGTTTCAAACACTAGTAGTGCCGACATCCACCTCCAGTCTGCCACCcacgttgtagattttgcccattacatgTTACTGGTGCGAgtggtggatgatgtctccatggagcaTGCAGTGTGTACACTCACACTAGGAGAATGTGGATCTCAGTCAGAGGTGCAGGAGCAACACCTCAATCCTACTGATTTCCTTGCCTCCATGGTTcaacttttggaaattttgaacaaaaaTAGAGCAGCTGTACCTATACCAG tggtgggaacatcagatcatttgggaacacatcagacgagggagtgggaggacgagtggacgggagtgggggatagtaCTGAGGACGACGGGGTAGAggagggg cgagggaggagggaggcaggcggcGCCATTactgacaccacctgcagcaacacgCACTACGCGAGGGAGGCAGGAGGCGCCATTactgacaccacctgcagcaacacgCACTACGCGAGGGAGGCAGGCGGCGCCATTactgacaccacctgcagcaacacgCACTACGCGAGGGAGGCAGGCGGCGCCATTactgacaccacctgcagcaacacgCACTACGCGAGGGAGGCAGGCGGCGCCATTactgacaccacctgcagcaacacgCACTACGCGAGGGAGGCAGGCGGCGCCATTactgacaccacctgcagcaacacgCTCTACGCGAGGGAGGCAGGCGGCGCCATTactgacaccacctgcagcaacacgCTCTACGCGAGGGAGGCAGGCGGCGCCATTactgacaccacctgcagcaacacgCACTACGCGAGGGAGGCAGGCGGCGCCATTactgacaccacctgcagcaacacgCTCTACGCGAGGGAGGCAGGCGGCGCCATTactgacaccacctgcagcaacacgCACTACGCGAGGGAGGCAGGCGGCGCCATTactgacaccacctgcagcaacacgCTCTACGCGAGGGAGGCAGGCGGCGCCATTactgacaccacctgcagcaacacgCACTACGCGAGGGAGGCAGGCGGCGCCATTACTGACACTACCTGCAGCAACACGCACTACGCGAGGGAGGCAGGCGGCGCCATTactgacaccacctgcagcaacacgCACTACGCGAGGGAGGCAGGCGGCACCATTactgacaccacctgcagcaacacgCACTACGCGAGGGAGGCAGGCGGCGCCATTACTGACACTACCTGCAGCAACACGCACTACACGAGGGAGGCAGGAGGCACCATTactgacaccacctgcagcaacaaGCACTACGCGAGGGAGGCAGGCGGCGCCATTactgacaccacctgcagcaacacgCACTACGCGAGGGAGGCAGGAGGCGCCATTACTGACACTACCTGCAGCAACACGCACTACGCGAGGGAGGCAGGAGGCGCCATTactgacaccacctgcagcaacacgCACTACACGAGGGAGGCAGGAGGCACCATTactgacaccacctgcagcaacacgCACTACGCGAGGGAGGCAGGAGGCGCCATTACTGACACCACCTGTAGCAACAAGCACTACGCGAGGGAGGCAGGCGGCGCCATTACTGATACCACCTGCAGCAACACGCACTACACGAGGGAGGCAGGAGGCACCATTACTGACACCACCTGTAGCAACAAGCACTACGCGAGGGAGGCAGGCGGCGCCATTactgacaccacctgcagcaacacgCACTACGCGAGGGAGGCAGGCGGCGCCATTactgacaccacctgcagcaacacgCACTACACGAGGGAGGCAGGAGGCACCATTACTGACACCACCTGTAGCAACAAGCACTACGCGAGGGAGGCAGGCGGCGCCATTactgacaccacctgcagcaacaaGCACTACGCGAGGGAGGCAGGAGGCGCCATTactgacaccacctgcagcaacaaGCACTACGCGAGGGAGGCAGGCGGCGCCATTactgacaccacctgcagcaacaaGCACTACGCGAGGGAGGCAGGAGGCGCCATTactgacaccacctgcagcaacaaGCACTTTGCGAGGGAGGCAGGAGGCGCCATTactgacaccacctgcagcaacaaGCACTACGCGAGGGAGGTAGGAGGCGCCATTactgacaccacctgcagcaacacgCACTACGCGAGGGAGGCAGGCGGCGCCATTactgacaccacctgcagcaacacgCACTACGCGAGGGAGGCAGGAGGCGCCATTactgacaccacctgcagcaacaaGCACTACGCGAGGGAGGCAGGAGGCGCCATTactgacaccacctgcagcaacacgCACTACGCGAGGGAGGCAGGCGGCGCCATTactgacaccacctgcagcaacacgCACTACGCGAGGGAGGCAGGCGGCGCCATTactgacaccacctgcagcaacaaGCACTACGCGAGGGAGGCAGGAGGCGCCATTactgacaccacctgcagcaacacgCACTACGCGAGGGAGGCAGGCGGCGCCATTactgacaccacctgcagcaacacgCACTACGCGAGGGAGGCAGGCGGCGCCATTactgacaccacctgcagcaacacgCACTACGCGAGGGAGGCAGGCGGCGCCATTACTGACACTACCTGCAGCAAGACCCATCATGCGAATGATggataa